The Daucus carota subsp. sativus chromosome 2, DH1 v3.0, whole genome shotgun sequence genome includes a window with the following:
- the LOC108207364 gene encoding uncharacterized protein LOC108207364: MNECDALQTMNFKGSLSRYLLKLRVQLKYPRLYRLSSWKNHSIQDTLRAWEIYHTLDFQWVRELRSWEKDQIREVEVLVQSISLNSSEDQVIWKVNGEAYNTKSSIEIMSAGDPRFIGNWNQIWKIKVPHKIQTFLWKLEAGALPTNESINLRLGDEFSKECPRCRGVTESVNHIFWNSLEAKSIWCMVANWWSLNATQKSKVGNSLKETLSIFKGIMVSAAWKASVAAVLWSLWLRRNNLIFNHYWETINSSAAMIKYRSFKWLRAEMNFTEELYNLWQVNPMGATMLHNKNGTYQDLVWWNAEFKAFTDGSWKFNGSIHSAGIGGYIEDTNQSLIFIFSGPSKAASPKEAEREAIIFAYKSFISQRSIQGRLQIITDCLTLVDEFQKCRAGNSTIEDHADWIGLIKNPYIKIVYSPRENLTSAHELAAQGVNSEYSLHAWC; encoded by the coding sequence aTGAATGAATGTGATGCTCTGCAAACAATGAATTTCAAAGGCTCACTTAGTAGATATTTATTGAAGCTGAGAGTGCAGCTCAAATATCCAAGATTATATAGATTATCCTCTTGGAAGAATCACAGTATACAGGATACTCTAAGAGCCTGGGAAATATATCACACTCTAGACTTCCAATGGGTAAGAGAGCTCAGGAGCTGGGAAAAAGACCAAATCAGAGAAGTTGAAGTCTTAGTTCAGTCAATAAGCCTCAACTCTAGTGAAGATCAAGTAATCTGGAAGGTCAATGGAGAAGCTTACAATACAAAGTCTAGTATTGAAATAATGAGTGCTGGAGACCCACGCTTCATTGGAAATTGGAACCAAATTTGGAAAATCAAAGTCCCCCATAAGATTCAAACATTTCTGTGGAAGCTGGAGGCTGGTGCATTACCCACAAATGAAAGCATTAACCTTAGATTGGGTGATGAATTCAGTAAGGAGTGCCCGAGATGTAGGGGGGTCACTGAATCTGTTAATCACATTTTCTGGAATAGTTTGGAAGCAAAATCGATTTGGTGCATGGTTGCAAATTGGTGGTCTCTTAATGCAACTCAAAAATCTAAAGTAGGAAATTCTCTTAAAGAAACCTTATCTATTTTTAAAGGGATAATGGTATCAGCAGCATGGAAGGCAAGTGTGGCAGCAGTCTTGTGGTCCCTGTGGTTGAGAAGaaacaatttaattttcaaCCACTACTGGGAAACAATAAATTCATCAGCAGCTATGATCAAATACAGAAGTTTCAAATGGCTGAGAGCAGAAATGAACTTTACTGAGGAACTATATAATCTGTGGCAAGTTAATCCAATGGGAGCAACAATGCTGCATAACAAAAATGGAACTTATCAGGATCTAGTCTGGTGGAATGCAGAATTCAAAGCATTTACAGATGGATCCTGGAAATTCAACGGTAGCATTCACTCAGCTGGTATAGGAGGATATATTGAAGACACAAACCAAAGCCTGATCTTCATCTTTTCCGGGCCTTCCAAGGCAGCATCACCaaaagaagctgaaagagaagcAATTATCTTTGCTTACAAATCTTTTATATCCCAAAGATCAATTCAGGGTCGTTTACAAATCATCACAGACTGCCTAACTCTTGTTGATGAGTTCCAGAAATGCAGAGCGGGAAATAGTACAATTGAGGACCATGCAGATTGGATTGGACTTATTAAAAACccatatattaaaatagtttaCTCTCCAAGAGAAAACCTCACTTCAGCCCATGAACTGGCGGCCCAAGGAGTTAATAGTGAGTATTCATTACATGCTTGGTGCtaa
- the LOC108207362 gene encoding protein indeterminate-domain 7-like, translating into MAASSASMLENQQSADVASFGSADAASPRRNRNRPGHPNPDAEVVALSPESLTAKNRFVCELCDKGFPREQNLQLHRRGHNLPWKLKKNTNQEVQKKVYVCPEIGCPHHDPSKALGDLTGIKKHFARKHGEKQFSCSRCHKRYAVLCDLKAHGKMCGTKEYKCECGFTFSRRDNFITHRSFCDVLAQELARHTVNPSPLSTAASSVLANAANPAPVSQGSAEGLLFQANHQQFASLVPVGSVPVGSAFQPLPPNFPVGPFPGTKLGFPIASDSSGIHGIPAYPAPTNMFSAGFNGGANMVTAQNDMDFNIHNSFSGMLMNVETSAYNVLNSAPFPQASAPAYLHKGAPTAGDPNSVVMMKTMGGFSGAMKFENYEGGMAAGMHGGWAGGNNGFQDMYNVNPNVGGGYLSDQVNAPYYGGMMMTDVMNSDGMFVGESSKSAVVQMSVQTEYCDKHTRDFLGMGNLVDSLTGTGMENDGFGYGAGTATNSPDSEATISAEAGPFVPRHPSF; encoded by the exons ATGGCTGCTTCATCTGCATCTATGCTTGAGAATCAGCAGAGTGCTGATGTGGCTTCTTTTGGGAGTGCTGATGCTGCTTCTCCCAGAAGGAACCGAAACCGTCCCGGACATCCAA ATCCGGATGCTGAGGTTGTTGCGCTTTCTCCTGAATCTCTGACGGCCAAGAACCGTTTTGTATGTGAGCTGTGCGACAAGGGCTTTCCAAGGGAACAGAACTTGCAACTGCACAGGAGAGGGCACAATCTGCCCTGGAAGCTAAAGAAAAACACAAATCAGGAGGTGCAGAAGAAGGTATACGTGTGCCCTGAGATTGGATGTCCCCACCATGATCCATCAAAAGCTTTGGGAGATCTCACCGGCATTAAAAAGCATTTTGCTCGCAAACACGGTGAGAAACAATTCAGTTGCAGTAGGTGTCACAAGAGGTATGCTGTGCTTTGTGACCTCAAAGCGCACGGTAAGATGTGCGGAACAAAGGAGTATAAGTGCGAGTGTGGATTTACCTTCTCTAG GCGTGATAATTTTATCACCCACCGCTCCTTTTGTGATGTCCTCGCTCAAGAGCTGGCTAGGCACACCGTAAACCCCTCACCCTTGAGCACTGCTGCTTCTAGCGTTCTTGCAAATGCTGCTAACCCTGCCCCCGTTAGTCAGGGATCGGCTGAGGGTTTATTGTTTCAAGCCAACCATCAGCAATTCGCGTCTCTTGTGCCGGTTGGATCTGTGCCGGTCGGATCTGCTTTCCAGCCCCTGCCCCCAAATTTCCCTGTTGGTCCATTTCCGGGGACAAAGCTAGGCTTTCCCATAGCCTCTGATTCTTCTGGGATTCACGGCATTCCAGCCTACCCTGCACCAACCAACATGTTTAGTGCTGGTTTCAATGGTGGTGCTAACATGGTCACTGCTCAGAATGACATGGATTTCAACATCCACAACTCATTCAGTGGTATGTTGATGAATGTGGAGACTTCTGCTTATAATGTTCTGAACAGTGCCCCATTTCCTCAAGCCTCCGCCCCTGCGTATCTTCACAAGGGTGCACCGACTGCAGGTGATCCCAACAGTGTCGTCATGATGAAGACTATGGGGGGCTTTTCTGGTGCAATGAAGTTTGAAAACTACGAGGGAGGTATGGCAGCTGGAATGCATGGTGGTTGGGCAGGTGGTAACAACGGCTTTCAGGATATGTACAACGTCAATCCAAATGTTGGTGGGGGATACTTAAGTGATCAGGTGAATGCTCCTTATTATGGTGGAATGATGATGACTGATGTGATGAACTCTGATGGGATGTTTGTTGGTGAATCAAGTAAGAGTGCTGTGGTACAGATGTCTGTTCAAACTGAGTATTGTGATAAGCATACCAGGGACTTTCTGGGAATGGGAAACCTGGTGGACAGCTTGACTGGAACTGGAATGGAGAATGATGGCTTTGGATATGGAGCTGGAACTGCGACGAATTCTCCAGACAGTGAAGCCACCATATCAGCTGAGGCAGGGCCTTTTGTTCCCCGCCACCCATCTTTCTAA